A region of Micromonospora sp. WMMD882 DNA encodes the following proteins:
- a CDS encoding SigB/SigF/SigG family RNA polymerase sigma factor: MTAPTITKPATTTPTGTDKLDPRALTDSAAELLNAMAALPADHPSRAALRDRAIEAWLPLANHLAHRYSGRGEPTDDLAQTAAVGLIKAIDKFDPTRGVDFAGYAIPTIIGELKRHFRDRTWDIRVPRRLQELRLSISDANSSLLQTLGRSPTVADIAAHLNLTEEEVLEGLEGARAYNAVSLSTPTGDGERATELGDMLGGEDNEFELAELRVALGPALATLDEREQKILTLRFYGNLTQSQIADQIGVSQMHVSRLLARALTKLRGQLDGTY; encoded by the coding sequence ATGACCGCGCCAACGATCACGAAGCCGGCGACCACCACACCCACCGGCACCGACAAGCTCGACCCGCGGGCCCTGACCGACAGCGCCGCCGAGTTGCTCAACGCCATGGCCGCGCTGCCCGCCGACCACCCGTCGCGGGCGGCCCTGCGGGACCGGGCCATCGAGGCCTGGCTGCCGCTGGCCAACCACCTCGCCCACCGTTACAGCGGGCGCGGCGAGCCCACCGACGACCTGGCGCAGACCGCCGCGGTCGGCCTGATCAAGGCCATCGACAAGTTCGACCCCACCCGGGGCGTCGACTTCGCCGGGTACGCGATCCCGACCATCATCGGCGAGCTCAAGCGTCACTTCCGCGACCGCACCTGGGACATCCGGGTGCCCCGCCGGCTCCAGGAGCTGCGGCTGTCGATCTCCGACGCGAACAGCTCCCTGCTGCAGACGCTGGGCCGCTCGCCGACGGTCGCCGACATCGCCGCCCACCTCAACCTCACCGAGGAAGAGGTCCTCGAAGGCCTGGAGGGCGCCCGCGCCTACAACGCGGTGTCGCTGTCCACCCCGACCGGCGACGGCGAGCGCGCCACCGAGCTGGGCGACATGCTCGGCGGGGAGGACAACGAGTTCGAGCTGGCCGAGCTGCGGGTCGCGCTCGGCCCGGCGCTGGCCACCCTCGACGAGCGCGAGCAGAAGATCCTCACCCTCCGGTTCTACGGCAACCTGACCCAGTCGCAGATCGCCGACCAGATCGGGGTGTCCCAGATGCACGTGTCCCGGCTGCTGGCCCGGGCGCTGACCAAGCTGCGCGGGCAGCTCGACGGCACGTACTGA
- a CDS encoding phospholipase D-like domain-containing protein — protein MTVEDWFLSAAERANPVSGLPTWTSGNLAEPLIHGVAYFDRLVDEVEALTAGDHLFFTDWRGDPDERMRPDGPTVAGLFARAAQRGVVVKGLMWRSHLDVLSYSEQENRDLSETISAAGGEVLLDQRVRRGGSHHQKLVVLRRPGQPERDVAFAGGIDLCHSRRDDETHRGDPQALRMSPRYGPRPPWHDVQLAVRGPVVGALDTVFRERWTDPMPLDSENPLAFLRDRLRGADLRPDPLPAQPPDPSPCGPHHVQVLRTYPAVRPRYSFAPDGERTVARGYTKAVRRARRLIYLEDQYLWSREVAELFAEALRENPELHLVAVVPRHPDVDGRLALPPNTVGREQALALCQQAAADRVHVFDVENHDGGPVYVHAKVCVVDDVWASVGSDNFNRRSWTHDSELSCAVLDDTPDHRAPTDPAGRGDGARIFARELRLRLWREHLDRPADGSGDADLLDPADAVAAVTAAADALQDWHDRGRVGPRPPGRLRPHRPERLPWYTRLWALPAYRLVYDPDGRPLRARRAGTW, from the coding sequence GTGACCGTGGAGGACTGGTTCCTCAGCGCTGCCGAACGCGCCAACCCGGTCTCGGGTTTACCCACCTGGACCAGTGGAAACCTGGCCGAGCCGCTAATTCACGGCGTCGCCTACTTCGACCGGCTGGTCGACGAGGTGGAGGCCCTCACGGCCGGTGACCACCTCTTCTTCACCGACTGGCGGGGCGATCCCGACGAGCGGATGCGCCCGGACGGGCCGACGGTGGCCGGGCTGTTCGCCCGGGCCGCCCAGCGCGGGGTCGTGGTCAAGGGGCTGATGTGGCGCTCCCACCTCGACGTCCTGTCCTACAGCGAGCAGGAGAACCGCGACCTCAGCGAGACGATCTCGGCGGCCGGCGGGGAGGTGCTGCTCGACCAACGGGTCCGCCGGGGTGGCTCACACCACCAGAAGCTGGTGGTGCTGCGTCGCCCGGGGCAACCGGAACGGGATGTCGCGTTCGCCGGCGGGATCGACCTGTGCCACAGCCGGCGGGACGACGAGACGCACCGCGGCGATCCGCAGGCGCTGCGGATGTCGCCGAGGTACGGCCCCCGCCCGCCCTGGCACGACGTGCAGTTGGCGGTGCGTGGGCCGGTGGTCGGCGCGCTGGACACCGTCTTCCGGGAGCGCTGGACCGACCCGATGCCCCTGGACTCGGAGAATCCGCTGGCGTTCCTGCGGGACCGGCTGCGGGGCGCGGACCTGCGTCCGGACCCGCTGCCGGCGCAGCCTCCGGACCCGTCGCCGTGTGGTCCGCACCACGTGCAGGTGCTGCGCACCTATCCGGCGGTGCGGCCCCGGTACTCCTTCGCCCCGGACGGGGAGCGCACGGTGGCCCGCGGCTACACCAAGGCGGTCCGTCGGGCCCGCCGGCTGATCTACCTGGAGGACCAGTACCTATGGTCGCGGGAGGTCGCCGAGCTGTTCGCCGAGGCCCTGCGGGAGAACCCGGAGCTGCACCTGGTCGCGGTGGTCCCCCGGCACCCGGACGTGGACGGGCGGCTGGCGCTGCCGCCGAACACGGTGGGCCGGGAACAGGCGCTCGCGCTCTGCCAGCAGGCCGCCGCGGACCGCGTGCACGTCTTCGACGTGGAGAACCACGACGGCGGACCGGTCTACGTGCACGCGAAGGTGTGTGTGGTCGACGACGTGTGGGCCAGCGTGGGCAGCGACAACTTCAACCGCCGGTCGTGGACGCACGACAGCGAGCTGTCCTGCGCGGTGCTGGACGACACGCCGGACCACCGGGCGCCGACCGACCCGGCCGGGCGGGGTGACGGCGCCCGGATCTTCGCCCGGGAGCTGCGGCTGCGGTTGTGGCGGGAGCATCTGGACCGTCCTGCCGACGGCAGCGGGGACGCGGACCTGCTCGATCCGGCCGACGCCGTGGCGGCGGTCACCGCCGCCGCCGACGCGCTCCAGGACTGGCACGACCGGGGGCGGGTCGGCCCGCGCCCGCCGGGCCGGCTCCGCCCGCACCGGCCGGAGCGGCTGCCCTGGTACACCCGGCTGTGGGCGCTGCCGGCGTACCGGCTGGTGTACGACCCGGACGGCCGGCCGTTGCGGGCCCGCCGCGCCGGCACCTGGTGA